Part of the Engraulis encrasicolus isolate BLACKSEA-1 chromosome 23, IST_EnEncr_1.0, whole genome shotgun sequence genome is shown below.
GCAGGAACAGAGGCGCCAACGCCACTTCAGTGGAGGATGAAGTGACCCCGGGAGGAGATTCAGTACTGTGGTTTCCTAACAACAGGAAAAGAGTGTCAATTTCACTTGGTCAGTAGTTCAAAATTATTGGTTCTCAACGTTTTTTGACCAATCTAAATGTCTCACCTGAAACCCGCAGGGACACGGAGTTGTTCCCACACATGTTCAACTCTGTTGTGTTAAGGGGACGCGCTGAAACCACGCAGCTGTAGTTGCCCGTGTCGCTCTCCCGCACTCTCCTTTGACGGAAGACAGCCTCTTTCCTCCGAGAGTCCCACATCTCAACACGGATGATGATTTCGTTCAGGCAGAGGTACGCCAGCAGGACGGGAGTGTCTGGGGCATCTTTTGAGATGCATGTGAAGTCCACGTCTGCGTCTGGTTTCACCTCAGACCCATTTCCAGCAATGACCGCTGGATACACTCTGTCTGCAAGGCAATAAAGGATCTTCAATGTCAAAATGTCCATATGACATGTTTTAAACCCCGAAACGTCTATGTATATATGAATTTCTACCACTCAGTATGCAGCTTATCTCTTGTACTCCCAAGACTTTTGGCTGATAATACCTCTATTTTTACACTTAAGTCTCTGTGATATCTGCTGTCTGTTTGAGAACTTGAGTGTGAAGTTGTGTCATTCAGTAGATTTGAAGTTTAGAATAAGTATATTATgaatacttttggtaacactttacttgacgtcagtgtcataagcatgtcataacagtgtcatgactgttggccttaccGGTAAGTGACATtcgttgtctttgccataaccgaatgtcacttcagGCCAGCAGTCATTATTGAGCCATGttgatgacatggacataatgtttatgacacttgcataactgtgccatgacactgtaatgacatgcttatgacaccagcatcaagtaaagtgttaccatcctTTTATACCTTTTTGTGCTTCCATTCAAGGGATGTTTTAAATGTAATTATACTGTGTATAATGACAAAGGCTGTCTAATGCTATGTGTATCTCTAGGCTATTACATATAACTGAATGAATCCAAAAACGTAATTCCCCCAACATACATTATGTGCTATTGAAACATCAGCATGATGCACACTGAAACGGTGATGAGGGCTCACCAATCACTTGGAGGAAGATTGCATTTTCTCCCTGTCCTTTTACATCTTTGGGGTGATATTTTGTTCTGGAGAACATGCAGCTGTAGTTTCCAGAGTCTTCTTTCTTGGCATTTCTAATCAGGAAAATGGAGTCCGGACATTCGGTTTCCATGCTGTCTATCCCGGCTCCATTTTTGCACAGGTAAACGTAGACGCGTTCTTCAGGTTTCTTGTATCCAAAAGCACTGCACTTTATATCTTTGGTATCCCCAAAGTTAACATGTGAGGACCCGAAAATACGTGCAGCGTGGATTGTATCTGCATgcataaattacacacaattaGACTGTAACccatggtgtagtctacgtagaacgcgggtatacggagtataccctcttctaaatttcagggatttcagtatacttaaaattgattgatccattgttttgaatagcagaaatatatacagtataccctcttcaaaaactgctcaagtatacagtatacccacttcaaaaaagtagactacaccactgactgtaaCATGTTATTTCGTGCATGCTTGGTCCTTAATCACACAGGATGTATGTATCTAGTACTGTATAATGAAAAGTCTGacaaacataaaaacatcaacagaaaacaacaacaaacaaataacaaaagacaaaaacattaCAGTAGACCTAATAATTAACATGTGTATTTCGTTAAGGAAATTCACTTAAATACCCACCTGCTTGCAGTGTGGTTTTAGTTACTAGTCCTGAAAAAAGAGCACATTACATGAATGCAAACACAACTCAGTAATTCATTTCCATTCCAAAGGACTGACTGAACTCAGAGGCTTTCAAGAATTATAGGCTACAAACACTATGCACTACATTTCctggcacatgcacatgcacatgtaaaaTGGCTGTGCATGCAAGGTCCCTAACAGGTTTGACCAGGCCCAGAGCAATATCATCTGAAAATGCCCCAAATGCAAatataatggagacccaattttcTTCCCTGAGTGCAAGAGCAAGgaaaagtagcctatgtatttataaacttttagtgacgACGTGTGAGCTATTTCTATTGTATTGGCTGCCTGATATACACTAGATGCCACTTTGACAACCTATTTACATTGGAGTGAATGGCTCAAATCAGATCCATCAATTTGGTGGTCACTCAGGAGTGCCGCATCACTTATCTATTGCCAAAAGCAGGTGTTCTTTAGCTCAAGTAAATTAGTCACATGACAATATGGTAAAATGTAACATCAGTGGTTGCTGTTGTTAAGTCTTGCCAAGGATTTCCAAAGGCACACTGCACAAGCCTTTAATGTAATGGACCGACGCATTGTGTAGATCAGATCACCAAAATAGCTTCAGATCGCCAGCATGTTTAGCTTGTATAATTCTGTCCACAATTGATACACGTACCCTGTGGGTGATGGTAAAACAACAGCTATGAAAAACATAGGGTACCAGAGCAAGCCGGCAGCGCCCAAGGTTGAGCTATGTCATGACCAGGAGAAGAGAGCATTAACTGTGTCAAGTGAAATGTGGAACTAAACCTTTTGaaggtcattttttttttaatcatttccaCTTGTTGGACAGTACCAAAGACTCACATGGCAGATGAATGATTTCATTGAATGCCCAGAGGCATAATAGGATGTGATGAACTG
Proteins encoded:
- the LOC134439923 gene encoding uncharacterized protein LOC134439923, which codes for MGSVICILLFFLGLVTKTTLQADTIHAARIFGSSHVNFGDTKDIKCSAFGYKKPEERVYVYLCKNGAGIDSMETECPDSIFLIRNAKKEDSGNYSCMFSRTKYHPKDVKGQGENAIFLQVIDRVYPAVIAGNGSEVKPDADVDFTCISKDAPDTPVLLAYLCLNEIIIRVEMWDSRRKEAVFRQRRVRESDTGNYSCVVSARPLNTTELNMCGNNSVSLRVSGNHSTESPPGVTSSSTEVALAPLFLLPSLVLLLLLMILLWKNGKCTCKRSWTNMPDDSVYEEVMVYDTNGQDQVTPR